From Microbacterium sp. LWH7-1.2:
TCATCCCGAACGGAGTACCAAGATCCTGCACTTCGGCAGCCAGGTGGTTGGGTACGGTCGCGGCGGCGTGAGCGACAGCGACGTTCGCGGTCAGCCCCACCGGGCTGATCGGCAGATCGCGGCTGTGGGCGGCGTAAGCGACGCGGAGAAAATGGCTGATACCCCAGACGCTTCCCGTCTGAACGACGTCGACCGCGTGGTGCTCGAACAACGCTGAATACTGCTCGAGCCCCGTGAGGTTCTCCCCGGTGGCCACGGCCGCCTTCACGGAACTGCTGAGACGCGCATGGCCGATCGCATCCCACCGACGGAGAGGCTCTTCGATCCATGCGAGATCGTAGACCGCCTCGACGGCCGAGACGTAACGGACCGCTTGCTTCAGATTCCAGGACTCGTTGGCATCGAGCATCAGGGCCGGGTGCGCACTGTTGCGCGACAGCGCTCCGCGAATGATCTCCAGCCGCTCGATATCACCGTCAAGATCCACGCCACCCTTGAGCTTGCCGCTCACGAAGCCGCGGTCCGCCATCTGGTCATAAAAGCGAGCCAGCCGCTCGTTGTCGAGGGCGATGTCCAAACCAGAGGAGTAACCGGCCACGAATCGGTCGCGTGCCCCGAGGAGCCGCCAGAGCGGCTCTCCGAGAGCCTTGCTCTTGATGTCCCACAGCGCCATGTCGAGCGCGCCGATTCCTCCGAACGTCGAGCCGGCATGCCCGGCTTTGAACACGCGGGCGAGCATGCGCTCGTAGAGGGCCGTCACCGCGCGGGGGTCCTCTCCCTCGATCGCGGGAAAGAGGCGGTCGATGTCGTGATGGGATCCCATACCGACGCCGGTGATACCCACATCGGTCTCGAGGATGAGGATGGGAACGTCTGTCACACCGGAGGCGATGTACCCGTTGACGTCGCCGATCGGACGTCCCCAGTCGTGGAACGTGTTGAGGAGGCGGTAGCCCGTGATCTTCATCAATCGCCCTTGGCTAAGTGGCCGACGTGAACTTCGACCGATGGTTCTTGATTCAGCATACATCACACGTAATATGAGACGCTATCCTGTGACAGGCTCGCTCGCGACGAGAAGATCGAGCCGACGCTGAGGTCTTGTGGGATCGACTCCGTCGGGCTCGAGCAGGACGCGGATGGGCTTGCGGATGCCGACGTGTGCTCGATGGACGGCCTCGCGTCTGCACGCCGAGCATGGCGACCGAAGCAGAAGAAGTATGATGTTCGTCGCGGCGCGGACGTCGGAGCCGGAAGTGCCCGACTCAGTCTCGCCGGCGAGGCGGTATGTTTTTCTGCGAAATCGCCGCCCACGGCGATGCTGGATTCAGGCGTTCTGCTCCGATCGATGTGCTCACACGTTGACGGTGCGTGAGCCACCTCCCGGAAAAGGTATGACGTACCGCTTTACTAAGAGGTCATACGTATGAGTTAATACCTTCCGTGGCGACCTGCCACATCCCTCACCACGAAGGAGTGGACATGGTCCAACGAACAACCCGCCGCAGCCGCGCGAGCGCGGTCACGCTGGCGTTCGCACTGGCGATCCTTCCGGTCTGCCTCGGAGCCGAGGCGGCGAACGCCGACGAACTGACGACGCTCTATGTCGCGCCCGAGGGGACGGGGACTGTCTGCGCGGCAGACAATGCCTGTTCCGTCGAAGAGGCGAAGCGGCAGGTCCGTGGCCTGGCGCCCGACATGAGCGGCGACATCACAGTCGTCCTGGCGGCCGGGACGTATCGCCTGGCAGACCCTCTACATTTCGGCGCCGAGGATTCCGGCACCAATGGCCACACCGTCTCGTGGGTGGCCGCGCCCGACGCGACGCCCGTTCTCTCCGGAGGAGCGAGAATCGACGGGTGGACGCCTGCAGCCGGCTCCACCACGATTTGGCAGGCTCCAGTTCCGGCCGAGGTTGAGATCGACCCCGGTCAGCTGTACGTCGACGGCGTCATGGCGACCCGGGCCCGCACCCAGTTGTCGCGTGGCGACATCTCGATCACTGCAAGCGGCATCGACCTCACGTCGCCCGCCCTGTCGTATTTGAACAGCATCCAGCAGCAGGACCGCGTCACGATGGAGTTCGTGAACTCGTTCACCGACCGGTACTCACCCGTAGAGAGCATCGCCAACAACCACCTCACAATGGCGCAGCCCGCCTGGGACAACAACACGTGGGGCTGGGACACGATTCAACGCCCCTTCCGCACGGCGCCTGTCTACATCGAGAACGCCCGTGAGTTCCTCGACGAGCCGGGCGAGTGGTATTTCGACGCCGACGCGCGCACCGTCTACTACCAGCCGCTCCAGGGGCAGAGCATGAACGGCATCGATGTGGAGATGCCGCGCCTTGAGTCGCTGCTGCAGATCAGCGGCACGTATGATGCCCCCGCGCACAACCTGACGTTCTCGGGAATCGAGTTCAGCGATACGGCATGGACCGCACCCGACAGCGACCAGGGCTACGCAGTCCAGCAGTCCGGCGCCTTCGCCTACGGCACGTCAGAGCGCCCCGCGGACGCCTTCACCAGCTGCGGCAGGGGTTGCCGCCTCTTCGAGGCCACGCGCAACAGCTGGCACATGACGCCGGCCGCCGTCCAGGTCTCTGCCGCGAACAACATCACCCTGACCGACAATGTCTATACCAACCTGGGCGCAGTGAGTCTCGGAATCGGTCTGGACGCCAATGCGAACGCGTCCGGAGTCGGCCTCGGCGCAAGCGACGTGACTGTCAGCCGGTCGCGATTCTTCGAGAGCGCCGGCGGCGCGATCGTGGTCGGCGGTATACAGCCGGACGCGCACCACCCGTCGGATCCGAGGATGACGAACGAGGACATCACAATCTCGGACAACCTCGTCCACGATGTCGCGAAGGTGTACGAGGACCAGACCGGCATCTTGTTCACGTACGTGACCCGGGCGACGGTGACGCACAACGAGGTCAGGGGCGTTCCCTACACGGGAATGGGCGCTGGGTGGGGATGGGGGACCAACGACGTGGGTGGAAACGCTGAATACGTCACACGTGGTCTCTATGACTTCCAGCCGATGTACGACACCCCCACCACCTTCCGCGATGCGCTCGTCTCCCACAACTTCATTCACGATGTCATGCAGACGATGCACGATGGCGCTGCCTTCTACAACCTCTCCAAGAGCCCCGGGAGCGTCCTGGAGGAGAACTACCTCCTCTCTCCGAACACGATCGGCACCTACTTCGATGAGGGCTCGGGTCTGTGGACTTCGCAGCGCAACATCTACCATGTGCGCACGCCAGGCAACACCTGGAACGCCGGAGCGGGCAACATCACGTACAAGGACAACTGGCTCGTCGGGTCGAACGCGTCCTCGTTCAGTGGACCGACGAACACGGTGTCGGGAACGGTCCTGCTCGGCGTGGATCAGGTGTTGCCGCTGGACGCAGCCCGTGTGGCGTACGACTCCGGCCTGTCCCAGGCGTTGCGCACCGCCCTCGACCCGCTGCGGCCGGCGATGTCGGTGTCCCTAACGGCTGCAACGGCCGGTCAGGCCAACGGGCCCGGGACCGTCGAGGTGGGGATGACCAACCTCGACACGACCGCACCGCTGCACACCGTGTCCGCTGCGCTCTCGGCGCCGGCCGGGTGGACCGTGACGGCAGTGGGCACGACGCCGACGACCATCGATCCGGGCGGGACTGTCACCGCGCGGTTCACGGTGACGCCGCCGCAGGGCACCGGCAAGCTCATCGCCACCGCCTCCGTATGGAGTTCGGTCACGTACAGCCTCCGCGGGCAGACCGGGTCGGCGGTGAGCGCCCCGACGACGCTCACTGCGCCGGTCGCGCCGGTGACCAGCCTGCGCACC
This genomic window contains:
- a CDS encoding enolase C-terminal domain-like protein, which codes for MKITGYRLLNTFHDWGRPIGDVNGYIASGVTDVPILILETDVGITGVGMGSHHDIDRLFPAIEGEDPRAVTALYERMLARVFKAGHAGSTFGGIGALDMALWDIKSKALGEPLWRLLGARDRFVAGYSSGLDIALDNERLARFYDQMADRGFVSGKLKGGVDLDGDIERLEIIRGALSRNSAHPALMLDANESWNLKQAVRYVSAVEAVYDLAWIEEPLRRWDAIGHARLSSSVKAAVATGENLTGLEQYSALFEHHAVDVVQTGSVWGISHFLRVAYAAHSRDLPISPVGLTANVAVAHAAATVPNHLAAEVQDLGTPFGMTIDQTYADGGIVLGDEPGVGVTVDESAIRDAAGSAPDAQRLVASGPHVRPERAGLGLATHTPPGRRPIAGPLVRGA
- a CDS encoding PxKF domain-containing protein is translated as MVQRTTRRSRASAVTLAFALAILPVCLGAEAANADELTTLYVAPEGTGTVCAADNACSVEEAKRQVRGLAPDMSGDITVVLAAGTYRLADPLHFGAEDSGTNGHTVSWVAAPDATPVLSGGARIDGWTPAAGSTTIWQAPVPAEVEIDPGQLYVDGVMATRARTQLSRGDISITASGIDLTSPALSYLNSIQQQDRVTMEFVNSFTDRYSPVESIANNHLTMAQPAWDNNTWGWDTIQRPFRTAPVYIENAREFLDEPGEWYFDADARTVYYQPLQGQSMNGIDVEMPRLESLLQISGTYDAPAHNLTFSGIEFSDTAWTAPDSDQGYAVQQSGAFAYGTSERPADAFTSCGRGCRLFEATRNSWHMTPAAVQVSAANNITLTDNVYTNLGAVSLGIGLDANANASGVGLGASDVTVSRSRFFESAGGAIVVGGIQPDAHHPSDPRMTNEDITISDNLVHDVAKVYEDQTGILFTYVTRATVTHNEVRGVPYTGMGAGWGWGTNDVGGNAEYVTRGLYDFQPMYDTPTTFRDALVSHNFIHDVMQTMHDGAAFYNLSKSPGSVLEENYLLSPNTIGTYFDEGSGLWTSQRNIYHVRTPGNTWNAGAGNITYKDNWLVGSNASSFSGPTNTVSGTVLLGVDQVLPLDAARVAYDSGLSQALRTALDPLRPAMSVSLTAATAGQANGPGTVEVGMTNLDTTAPLHTVSAALSAPAGWTVTAVGTTPTTIDPGGTVTARFTVTPPQGTGKLIATASVWSSVTYSLRGQTGSAVSAPTTLTAPVAPVTSLRTFGSVPSVFAEKDGLYSIGNAGADVWSGGSQSDDEYGTIFSPDGFHDGSVMTVRVDSEDAVNAWTKAGLVVRDDLTKPRQSLGYLALVVTPSNGITYNYDSNRDGLLDASYQVRNVKAPVWLRLTRTGAAVSAAYSSNGTAWTAVGSPVTLVAPQATQDAGMIFTSHDRNKFGTAVFSGFTGVPPVDTVAPVVSASTTPATAGGQNGWFVSPVSVSVSASDEGSGVASVEYRLGEGAWSGYSSPVSIPEGATTFSYRATDEAGNVSEVTQLPVKVDGVAPVTSAVVSPGSGVVLAGSTVSATFAASDETSGVAGTEYSTDGGATWVAATAAGVSFTEVGAHVVTYRSVDAAGNVEAAKKVTLTVVQPRTFTGFYAPVDMAGVVNVVKSGSTVPLKFELFFGEEELTSTTAIESLRTVQHSCDPAAPTDEVETVVTGGTSLVYDEEAGQFQYNWKTSKGTTGCVDVIVRSTDGVELKAQFRLK